One stretch of Eretmochelys imbricata isolate rEreImb1 chromosome 1, rEreImb1.hap1, whole genome shotgun sequence DNA includes these proteins:
- the LOC144259189 gene encoding uncharacterized protein LOC144259189, translated as MSYEGINTSIPGLQTRIFDIHTEMSEQDVTYSELKFHSPNEHQSRQRAEKAKNADSSSLSPHLQLILVILGIFCLVLLVTIGVLGAKVLQNENLNKQHELLENITRMQKTLEICHQQKDDLQAKNTNLTNMVNIKVLQNKTLNKQCEIVDNITQLQKTLEICHQQRDDLQAKNTNLTDIVNMKGHKCRPCPESWIQHGEKCYHFSKEMKTWHKSKEYCSSWGSLLLKIENKEELDFIKSQASFHWIGLSRMAIGHGWMWQDGTAHSTVLFPVKIQEPGEKCALFKAGEAFSQNCTGQYRYICEKRATQKKKTELA; from the exons ATGTCATACGAAGGTATCAACACGTCTATTCCAGGACTCCAGACAAGGATCTTTGACATCCACACAG AAATGAGTGAGCAGGATGTGACCTACTCAGAGCTGAAATTTCATAGTCCTAATGAACATCAAAGCAGACAGAGAGCTGAGAAGGCCAAGAATGCAG ATTCTTCCTCTCTGTCTCCACACCTGCAGCTCATTTTAGTGATTCTTGGAATcttctgcctggttctgttggTAACAATAGGTGTCCTGGGTGCTAAGG TTCTCCAGAATGAAAACCTCAACAAACAACATGAATTATTGGAAAACATCACCCGAATGCAGAAAACTCTGGAAATCTGCCACCAGCAAAAAGATGATCTCCAAGCAAAGAACACAAACCTCACAAATATGGTGAACATTAAAG ttctgcagaaCAAAACCCTCAACAAGCAATGTGAAATTGTGGACAATatcacccagctgcagaaaactCTGGAAATCTGCCACCAGCAAAGAGATGATCTCCAAGCAAAGAACACAAACCTCACAGATATTGTGAACATGAAAG GACATAAATGCAGACCTTGCCCAGAGAGCTGGATACAGCATGGAGAGAAGTGTTACCATTTTTCTAAGGAAATGAAAACATGGCACAAGAGTAAAGAATACTGTTCTTCTTGGGGATCCCTACTGCTTAAAATAGAGAACAAGGAAGAGCTG GATTTCATAAAGTCTCAGGCCTCATTTCACTGGATTGGATTATCCCGTATGGCAATCGGTCATGGCTGGATGTGGCAGGATGGCACAGCCCACTCCACTGTCCT ttttccaGTAAAGATACAAGAGCCTGGAGAAAAATGTGCACTTTTCAAAGCTGGGGAAGCCTTCTCCCAAAACTGTACAGGCCAATATCGCTATATTTGTGAAAAGAGGGCTactcagaaaaagaaaactgaactGGCATAA